Proteins encoded by one window of Leishmania mexicana MHOM/GT/2001/U1103 complete genome, chromosome 23:
- a CDS encoding mannose-1-phosphate guanyltransferase: protein MSASDGQGMRAVILVGGFGTRLRPLTLTTPKPLVPFCNKPMIIHQIEALKAVGVTEVILAVAYRPEAMKEQMDEWSRKLGVSFVFSVEEDPLGTAGPLALARDILMQDDKPFFVLNSDVTCMFPLQELLDFHKARGGEGTIMVSQVTQWEKYGVVVYSQQSYQIERFVEKPSSFLGDRVNAGIYIFNKSILDRIPPCRTSIEKEIFPAMAAEGELYAFNLEGFWMDVGQPKDYILGMTKFIPSLLDGDRKTEQLHTEATEHQHGGRFTVVGASLIDPSAKIGDGAVIGPCASIGANCVIGESCRIDNAAILENSKVGKGTMVSRSIVGWNNRIGSWCHIEDISVLGDDVEVKDGVVLIGTKVLPNKDVGEHHFQAGVIM from the coding sequence ATGTCTGCATCCGATGGCCAGGGAATGCGGGCAGTGATTCTGGTCGGCGGCTTTGGCACTCGGCTCCGTCCGCTGACGCTGACGACGCCGAAACCCCTCGTCCCATTTTGCAACAAGCCGATGATCATTCACCAAATTGAGGCATTGAAGGCGGTCGGTGTGACCGAGGTGATTCTGGCTGTGGCGTACCGGCCGGAGGCGATGAAGGAGCAGATGGACGAGTGGTCACGGAAGCTTGGTGTTTCCTTCGTGTTCTCCGTCGAAGAGGATCCGCTCGGCACGGCCGGCCCGCTTGCCCTCGCGCGCGATATCCTGATGCAGGATGACAAGCCGTTTTTTGTACTCAACTCCGATGTCACTTGCATGTTTCCGTTGCAGGAGCTGTTGGACTTCCACaaggcgcgcggcggcgagggcaccATCATGGTCTCGCAGGTGACGCAGTGGGAGAAGTACGGTGTCGTCGTCTACTCGCAGCAGAGTTACCAGATCGAGCGCTTTGTGGAGAAGCCGAGCAGTTTTCTTGGGGACCGAGTCAACGCCGGAATTTATATCTTCAACAAGAGCATCCTGGACCGCATTCCTCCCTGCCGAACGTCCATCGAGAAGGAGATCTTCCCTGCGATGGCTGCGGAGGGGGAGCTCTACGCATTCAACCTGGAGGGCTTCTGGATGGATGTTGGCCAGCCCAAGGACTACATCCTTGGCATGACCAAGTTCATTCCGTCTTTGCTTGATGGTGACCGGAAAACGGAGCAGTTGCACACGGAGGCCACGGAACACCAGCATGGCGGCCGCTTCACCGTGGTCGGCGCCTCTTTGATTGACCCTTCCGCAAAGatcggcgatggcgccgtgATTGGCCCCTGCGCTTCGATTGGCGCCAACTGCGTTATTGGAGAGTCGTGCCGCATCGATAATGCTGCGATCTTGGAGAACTCCAAGGTCGGAAAGGGCACAATGGTGTCTCGCAGCATCGTGGGCTGGAACAACCGTATCGGCAGCTGGTGCCACATCGAGGACATATCTGTGCTCGGCGATGACGTGGAGGTCAAGGATGGCGTGGTTCTCATTGGCACCAAGGTCCTCCCCAACAAGGATGTCGGCGAGCACCACTTCCAGGCTGGGGTCATCATGTAA